A stretch of Amycolatopsis balhimycina FH 1894 DNA encodes these proteins:
- a CDS encoding IS630 family transposase, producing the protein MPVVQACPVTVTGAIRRVLTRRSRGQKTPYRDKVRAQIVLLAARRWSNTAIAAAVGISVDTVRTWRGRFAELGLAGLVDLPRSGRPSRFTAVQVAQVKALACQFPARAGVALSRWSCPELAREAVTQGIAEAMSAATVWRWLAREAIKPWQYRSWLFPRDPDFAAKAGRVLDLYERRWNGRRLGPDEFVISSDEKTSIQARCRCHPTLAPGRARMMRVNHEYARGGAVAYLAAYDVHQARVFGSCAASTGIVPFMALVEQVMTVEPYASAKRVFWVVDNGSSHRGQAAIDRLAARFPNAVMVHTPIHASWLNQVEIFFSVVQRKVVSPNDFTDLDEVKQRLAEFEKRYNATAKPFRWKFTRRDLRDLLTRISDHERQDVPVELPHAA; encoded by the coding sequence ATGCCCGTGGTCCAGGCCTGCCCAGTGACAGTGACCGGCGCGATCCGGCGGGTGCTGACCCGGCGTTCCCGGGGGCAGAAGACGCCGTATCGGGACAAGGTCCGGGCGCAGATCGTGTTGCTGGCCGCCCGTCGGTGGTCCAACACGGCGATCGCGGCGGCGGTGGGGATCAGTGTGGACACGGTCCGGACCTGGCGTGGCCGGTTCGCGGAACTGGGGTTGGCGGGGCTGGTGGATCTTCCCCGGTCGGGTCGGCCGTCGCGGTTCACCGCGGTGCAGGTCGCGCAGGTCAAGGCGCTGGCCTGCCAGTTTCCGGCTCGTGCGGGGGTGGCGTTGTCGCGGTGGTCGTGCCCGGAACTGGCCCGGGAGGCGGTGACCCAAGGCATCGCGGAGGCGATGTCGGCGGCGACGGTGTGGCGGTGGCTGGCGCGGGAGGCGATCAAGCCGTGGCAGTACCGGTCCTGGCTGTTTCCGCGTGATCCGGACTTCGCGGCGAAGGCCGGGCGGGTGCTGGACCTCTACGAACGCCGCTGGAACGGCCGGAGGCTGGGGCCGGATGAGTTCGTGATCTCCAGTGATGAGAAGACCTCGATCCAGGCCCGCTGCCGCTGCCATCCCACCCTGGCGCCCGGGCGGGCGCGGATGATGCGGGTCAACCACGAGTACGCGCGGGGTGGTGCGGTGGCGTATCTGGCCGCCTACGACGTGCATCAGGCGCGGGTGTTCGGCTCCTGCGCGGCCTCGACGGGGATCGTGCCGTTCATGGCGTTGGTCGAGCAGGTCATGACCGTCGAGCCGTATGCCTCGGCGAAGCGGGTGTTCTGGGTGGTGGACAACGGGTCCTCCCACCGCGGCCAGGCCGCGATCGATCGTCTGGCCGCACGGTTCCCCAACGCGGTCATGGTGCACACCCCCATCCACGCCTCGTGGTTGAATCAGGTGGAGATCTTCTTTTCGGTGGTGCAACGCAAGGTCGTGTCTCCCAACGACTTCACCGATCTGGACGAGGTCAAGCAACGACTCGCCGAGTTCGAGAAACGCTACAACGCGACCGCCAAACCCTTCCGATGGAAGTTCACCCGCCGGGACCTGCGCGACCTGCTGACCAGGATCAGCGACCACGAACGCCAAGACGTCCCTGTCGAACTCCCACACGCGGCATGA